Proteins encoded together in one Acholeplasma hippikon window:
- a CDS encoding aldo/keto reductase, with protein sequence MKYITLHNGVRMPQFGLGTFKVEAGESAYETVKRALKIGYRHIDTAIMYGNEADVAKAIKDSGIKREEIFVTSKFFKLYSGDKEKIRKDIDASLSRLDLGYVDLMLIHWPNMDEKINQAAWSVLEEYYEKGAFRAIGVSNFQIHHLERLLESAKIVPMINQVECHPLLAQFGLQKYLISKGIQMTSYGPFAKGRVFEEPTASEIKSIAEKHQATITQVIIAWGLQRGIVMIPKSVHEDRLIENFNGTELVLSQSEMERMNALNRGARVYTDPDNNAVT encoded by the coding sequence ATGAAATACATAACACTTCATAATGGCGTACGTATGCCACAATTTGGACTTGGAACATTTAAAGTGGAAGCAGGTGAATCTGCTTATGAAACTGTAAAAAGAGCGCTCAAAATTGGATATCGTCATATTGATACTGCAATCATGTACGGTAATGAGGCCGATGTTGCAAAAGCAATTAAAGATTCTGGCATCAAACGTGAAGAAATATTTGTAACATCAAAGTTCTTTAAGCTTTATTCTGGGGATAAAGAAAAAATACGAAAAGACATTGATGCTTCACTTAGTCGTTTAGATTTAGGTTATGTTGATTTAATGTTAATACACTGGCCAAACATGGATGAGAAAATCAATCAAGCAGCTTGGAGTGTATTAGAAGAATATTATGAAAAAGGTGCCTTTAGAGCAATTGGGGTATCAAATTTTCAAATTCACCATTTAGAACGTTTATTAGAATCAGCAAAAATTGTACCGATGATCAATCAAGTAGAATGTCATCCTTTATTAGCACAATTTGGACTTCAAAAATACTTAATTTCAAAAGGTATCCAAATGACAAGTTATGGTCCATTTGCGAAAGGTAGAGTCTTTGAAGAACCAACAGCATCTGAGATTAAATCAATTGCTGAAAAGCATCAAGCTACAATTACTCAAGTGATTATTGCTTGGGGACTACAACGTGGTATTGTGATGATTCCAAAGAGCGTACATGAGGACCGTTTAATTGAAAATTTCAATGGAACTGAACTTGTTTTATCACAATCTGAAATGGAAAGAATGAATGCACTTAACCGTGGTGCTAGAGTCTATACAGATCCGGATAATAACGCTGTTACATAA
- a CDS encoding M42 family metallopeptidase → MSNHYQILTELAGISSHEKNVRAYIEEVIKKYPNYQIKKDKLGSIFAYKQSKNPNAATVVVAGHMDEVGLMVRNIKPNGGIEVLPIGGLSGEVFISQVVYVYTKDGKKIPGIIGSIPPHLKTNNNTSIEALIVDVGASSKDEVLSYGINIGDMVLYETKYQDTFNKKRFIAKAIDNRYGCGLALEALEYFHETEFDFNIAIGATVQEEVGLRGAETTTNMFKPDMFIALDASPLNDIHDAGAIGKLGDGFLLRVYDPKNIMLFPLRNYFENLAQKHNIKYQAYFSMGGTDAAKAIDMHEGILATTIGLPARYIHSSVAMADYFDLDQARRMLFTLLEDLTTEKIKNLKGEN, encoded by the coding sequence ATGAGTAATCATTATCAAATCTTAACTGAATTAGCGGGTATTTCGTCACATGAAAAAAATGTGAGAGCATACATTGAAGAAGTAATTAAAAAGTATCCTAATTATCAAATTAAAAAGGATAAATTAGGAAGTATTTTTGCCTATAAACAATCAAAAAATCCAAATGCTGCAACAGTAGTTGTTGCTGGACATATGGATGAGGTTGGATTAATGGTCAGAAATATTAAACCAAATGGTGGTATTGAAGTTTTACCTATTGGTGGCTTATCTGGCGAAGTATTTATTTCACAAGTGGTTTATGTTTATACAAAAGATGGTAAAAAAATACCAGGTATTATTGGCTCTATTCCTCCACACCTAAAAACAAACAACAATACAAGCATTGAAGCATTAATTGTTGATGTAGGTGCAAGTAGTAAAGACGAAGTCTTATCATATGGAATTAATATTGGTGATATGGTTTTATATGAAACCAAATATCAAGACACGTTTAATAAGAAGCGTTTTATTGCAAAAGCAATTGACAACCGTTATGGCTGTGGTTTGGCATTAGAAGCACTTGAATATTTCCATGAAACAGAGTTTGACTTTAATATTGCAATCGGTGCAACCGTACAAGAAGAAGTTGGACTTCGAGGTGCAGAAACAACAACAAACATGTTTAAACCAGATATGTTTATTGCATTAGATGCATCACCATTAAATGATATTCATGATGCAGGAGCAATCGGAAAATTAGGTGATGGATTCTTATTAAGAGTTTATGATCCTAAAAATATTATGTTATTCCCATTAAGAAATTACTTTGAAAATCTAGCACAAAAACATAACATCAAATATCAAGCCTATTTCTCAATGGGTGGTACAGATGCTGCAAAAGCAATCGACATGCATGAAGGTATTTTAGCAACCACAATTGGTTTACCAGCAAGATACATTCACTCAAGTGTTGCGATGGCAGATTACTTTGATTTAGATCAAGCTAGACGCATGTTATTTACTCTATTAGAAGATTTAACTACTGAAAAAATAAAGAATTTAAAAGGGGAAAATTAA
- the trmB gene encoding tRNA (guanosine(46)-N7)-methyltransferase TrmB, producing MRQKKIKDATIENLLDLGVWIEAKPISNKVENIFMEIGSGKGQFITSLAKANPDRLFVAVEKEQNVCYRLAQKRAEMELDNLIVIMDDAENLANYFVDSKASVIQLNFSDPWPKSRHHKRRLTYPTKLNLYKQLLSHDGKVILRTDHLELFNDSLEYFIEANYQIIASDLNLPESDFMTEYEVKKRKNGPIYQLEAIVKNE from the coding sequence ATGAGACAGAAGAAAATTAAAGACGCAACAATTGAAAATTTATTAGATTTAGGTGTTTGGATTGAAGCAAAACCAATTTCTAATAAAGTAGAGAATATCTTTATGGAAATTGGTTCTGGTAAAGGTCAATTCATTACATCTTTAGCAAAAGCAAATCCAGATAGATTATTTGTTGCAGTGGAAAAAGAACAAAACGTATGTTATCGTTTAGCTCAAAAAAGAGCTGAAATGGAATTAGATAATTTAATTGTGATTATGGATGATGCCGAAAATCTAGCTAATTATTTTGTGGATAGTAAAGCAAGTGTAATTCAATTAAACTTTTCAGATCCATGGCCAAAATCAAGACACCATAAACGTAGATTAACATACCCAACAAAATTAAACCTCTATAAACAATTATTAAGTCATGATGGAAAGGTTATATTAAGAACTGATCATTTAGAGTTATTCAATGATTCATTAGAATATTTTATTGAGGCTAACTACCAAATCATTGCATCAGACTTAAATTTACCTGAATCTGATTTCATGACAGAGTATGAAGTTAAAAAACGTAAGAATGGTCCAATTTATCAATTGGAGGCGATTGTAAAAAATGAGTAA
- a CDS encoding undecaprenyl phosphate translocase family protein has protein sequence MIKKILQGTLVGIGAILPGVSGGMIAAAFNIYSELINALDNVTKKPIQAIKSIWEYIVGIGLGLILGFILVLLVFNYVPIPSTLLFIGLIIGGVPEIYLLAKEKQFKASDFIVVGITFIALTVFAFISPSTANVSNTNLFMWFIVGFLLAISLIIPGLSGTMILMMIGYYIPMTELPKDALTSFFNFDFEMFMPLFWNGLFVGLGVIATFLLAGKGLNFILKKIPRKFYQFVLGIMLASPINIIMSLRGEMLSEPGIDIFNLNAFWYMWLIGIILLPVGIYIARLFVKDEHETEEN, from the coding sequence ATGATAAAAAAAATCCTTCAAGGTACACTTGTAGGGATTGGAGCAATATTACCAGGTGTAAGTGGTGGCATGATAGCCGCCGCTTTCAATATTTATAGTGAATTAATTAATGCATTAGACAATGTGACTAAAAAACCAATTCAAGCAATCAAATCGATTTGGGAGTATATCGTTGGGATTGGTCTTGGGTTAATTTTAGGCTTTATTCTTGTCTTACTTGTGTTTAATTATGTTCCAATTCCATCCACACTATTATTTATTGGATTAATTATTGGTGGGGTACCTGAAATTTATTTACTTGCTAAAGAAAAACAATTTAAGGCAAGTGATTTTATTGTTGTAGGCATTACTTTTATCGCCTTAACAGTATTTGCTTTTATTTCACCAAGCACAGCTAATGTATCAAATACGAATTTATTCATGTGGTTTATCGTTGGTTTCTTATTAGCAATTTCACTCATTATTCCAGGTTTAAGTGGAACTATGATTTTAATGATGATTGGCTATTATATTCCAATGACTGAATTACCAAAAGATGCACTTACCTCATTTTTCAATTTTGATTTTGAGATGTTCATGCCATTATTTTGGAATGGACTATTTGTAGGTTTAGGTGTTATTGCAACCTTCTTACTTGCAGGTAAGGGTTTAAACTTTATCTTAAAAAAAATCCCTAGAAAGTTCTATCAATTTGTTTTAGGGATTATGTTAGCATCACCAATTAACATTATTATGAGTTTACGTGGTGAGATGTTAAGTGAACCAGGAATTGATATATTTAATTTAAACGCGTTCTGGTATATGTGGTTAATTGGTATAATTTTATTACCGGTTGGTATTTATATAGCCAGATTATTTGTGAAGGACGAACATGAGACAGAAGAAAATTAA
- a CDS encoding HPr family phosphocarrier protein, with translation MKQKFVIISEYGLHARPATRLVNQAMSYESELSLTAFNRSVNLKSIMGVMSLGIYNGEVIEISAEGPDAQEAIKGITDFLVAEGLGKVSE, from the coding sequence ATGAAACAAAAATTCGTTATTATTTCAGAATATGGATTACATGCTAGACCTGCAACTCGTTTAGTTAATCAAGCAATGTCTTATGAATCTGAATTAAGTTTAACAGCGTTTAATCGCTCTGTTAACTTAAAAAGTATTATGGGCGTGATGAGCTTAGGTATTTATAACGGAGAAGTTATTGAAATATCTGCAGAAGGACCAGATGCTCAAGAAGCAATTAAAGGTATTACGGATTTCTTAGTCGCAGAAGGGTTAGGAAAAGTAAGCGAATGA
- a CDS encoding undecaprenyl-diphosphate phosphatase, which produces MSYIVELLKYILLGVIQGITEIFPVSSSGHLVLFSTLLMNGQDIESELKLLLMITNMGSFIALFIFYFKDIKDLIIDSFDFIFKKEKRVNSVKKENFFYALKLCIAVIPIGITGLIANKYLTPNLLFTGISLIVTSILLFTVFMLRNKQFINDITWKNATVIGLFQALAPLPGLSRSGITIVGGLSQKVELKKVLRFSFLAYILVSVPVSLLGLYEAIKNPGVIDIPGFVLAFIFSFLFSLLTVRVMNKYVQVKNLIWFSIYAFIVGTLSITLYLFI; this is translated from the coding sequence ATGTCTTATATTGTCGAACTATTAAAATATATTTTACTTGGAGTTATCCAAGGGATAACAGAAATATTCCCTGTATCAAGTTCTGGGCATCTTGTTTTATTCTCAACACTACTTATGAATGGACAAGATATTGAATCAGAACTTAAACTATTATTAATGATTACCAATATGGGATCATTCATTGCACTATTTATCTTCTATTTTAAAGATATTAAAGACTTAATTATCGATTCATTTGATTTTATTTTTAAAAAGGAAAAAAGAGTAAATAGTGTAAAGAAGGAAAACTTCTTTTATGCATTAAAACTATGTATAGCAGTTATCCCAATTGGAATTACTGGTTTAATTGCCAATAAGTATCTTACACCAAATCTATTATTTACAGGTATTTCACTTATTGTCACATCAATTTTATTATTTACTGTTTTCATGTTAAGAAACAAGCAATTTATTAATGATATCACTTGGAAAAATGCAACCGTTATTGGTCTCTTCCAAGCACTTGCTCCACTACCTGGATTATCTCGCTCTGGTATTACGATTGTAGGTGGGTTAAGTCAAAAAGTTGAACTTAAAAAGGTATTACGCTTCTCTTTCTTAGCATACATATTGGTTAGTGTGCCTGTTTCATTATTAGGACTTTATGAAGCAATTAAAAATCCTGGTGTCATAGATATCCCAGGATTTGTATTAGCATTTATCTTTAGTTTCTTATTCTCACTACTTACTGTACGCGTAATGAACAAATACGTGCAAGTGAAAAATTTAATTTGGTTCTCAATTTATGCATTTATTGTTGGAACCTTATCAATTACATTATATCTATTTATTTAA
- the queA gene encoding tRNA preQ1(34) S-adenosylmethionine ribosyltransferase-isomerase QueA, producing MKIELFDFNLPDELIAQHPMEKRDHSRLFVIDRKTDERRHKHFYDIVDELTENDVLVMNNTKVIPARLIGEKEDTKAGIEVLLLKEIKPGVWEALTKPAKRIKVGTVVSFGNGLLKMQCIEEREEGIRVYQAIYEGIFLEVLDKLGTMPLPPYITEKLTDQSRYQTVYAANPGSAAAPTAGLHFTKELLQKIKEKGVEIIEVTLHVGLGTFRPVQVDDTNQHHMHNESYEITEYAAERLNLAVKNKKNIVAVGTTSVRTLESNYHNGFTAGHFDTAIFIHPGYKFKAVGSIITNFHLPKSTLIMLISAFYDREKILDCYREAIEKNYRFFSFGDSMFLK from the coding sequence TTGAAAATAGAATTATTTGACTTTAACTTACCGGATGAATTAATTGCACAACATCCAATGGAAAAACGTGATCATTCACGACTATTTGTCATTGATAGAAAAACAGATGAACGTCGCCATAAACATTTTTATGATATCGTAGATGAATTAACAGAAAATGATGTACTTGTAATGAATAACACAAAGGTTATTCCAGCAAGATTAATTGGTGAAAAAGAAGATACCAAAGCGGGGATTGAAGTCTTACTTTTAAAAGAGATAAAACCCGGTGTATGGGAAGCATTAACTAAACCGGCAAAAAGAATAAAAGTAGGTACGGTAGTATCATTTGGTAATGGTTTATTAAAGATGCAATGCATTGAAGAACGTGAAGAAGGTATTCGTGTTTATCAAGCGATTTATGAGGGAATTTTCTTAGAGGTTTTAGATAAATTAGGTACGATGCCACTACCACCTTATATTACGGAAAAATTAACTGATCAATCAAGATATCAAACAGTTTATGCGGCAAACCCTGGTAGTGCAGCAGCACCAACTGCTGGACTTCATTTCACAAAAGAATTACTTCAAAAAATAAAAGAAAAAGGTGTTGAAATTATAGAAGTTACTCTACATGTCGGGTTAGGTACATTTAGACCAGTTCAAGTAGATGATACGAATCAACACCATATGCATAATGAATCATATGAAATTACTGAGTATGCAGCCGAACGTTTAAACTTAGCTGTGAAAAATAAGAAAAATATTGTAGCAGTAGGTACAACCTCAGTTAGAACATTAGAATCTAATTATCATAACGGATTTACTGCAGGACATTTTGATACTGCAATCTTTATCCATCCAGGATATAAGTTTAAAGCTGTTGGATCAATTATTACAAACTTTCATTTACCTAAATCGACACTTATTATGTTGATTTCAGCATTCTACGATAGAGAAAAGATTTTAGATTGTTATCGTGAAGCAATAGAAAAAAACTATCGCTTCTTCTCATTCGGCGATAGTATGTTCCTTAAATAA
- the ruvB gene encoding Holliday junction branch migration DNA helicase RuvB, which produces MDENISVIRDLSKEDDELLLRPQKLNQYIGQANIKEMLSIYIQAALKRNESLDHILLYGAPGLGKTTLAQIIANELGVNIKITSGPAIEKTGDLAALLTTLKHGDVLFIDEIHRLPRFVEEVLYSAMEDYVLDIVLDKDRDSRSIRIELPPFTLIGATTRFGDLSHPLRDRFGATLRLSYYTQEELAQIVSRTANVYQNDIEEEAVKELAKRSRGTPRIANRLFRRVRDFAEIMSDGVITHDITNLALTKLGIDSRGLDHSDYLYLKGIVERFNGGPVGLESIASTIGEEPGTIEDVFEPYLLQEGYIKRTPRGRVATELAYSVLGKKYYKGLLD; this is translated from the coding sequence ATGGATGAAAATATCTCAGTTATTAGAGATTTAAGTAAAGAAGATGATGAACTTCTTTTAAGACCGCAAAAACTTAATCAATATATTGGGCAAGCAAACATTAAAGAAATGTTATCCATTTATATTCAAGCAGCGTTAAAACGTAATGAATCATTAGACCATATTTTACTTTATGGTGCACCAGGGTTAGGGAAAACAACCTTAGCACAAATTATCGCAAATGAACTCGGAGTAAATATTAAAATTACATCAGGTCCTGCAATTGAAAAAACTGGGGATTTAGCTGCGCTTTTAACCACGCTAAAACATGGTGATGTTTTATTTATTGACGAAATTCATCGTTTACCTCGTTTTGTTGAAGAAGTATTATATTCAGCAATGGAAGATTATGTTTTAGATATTGTCTTAGATAAAGATCGCGATTCAAGAAGTATTCGTATTGAGTTACCTCCTTTTACATTAATTGGGGCAACCACACGTTTTGGTGATTTATCTCACCCATTACGTGATCGTTTTGGAGCGACATTACGCTTAAGTTATTACACACAAGAAGAACTAGCACAAATTGTTAGTCGTACAGCAAACGTTTATCAAAATGATATTGAAGAAGAAGCTGTTAAAGAACTAGCAAAACGCAGTCGTGGTACACCACGTATTGCCAATCGTTTATTTAGACGTGTAAGGGATTTTGCTGAAATTATGTCTGATGGTGTAATTACACATGATATTACCAATCTTGCGTTAACTAAATTGGGGATTGATTCAAGAGGTCTTGATCATTCAGATTACTTATACTTAAAGGGTATTGTTGAAAGATTTAATGGGGGACCAGTAGGATTAGAATCAATTGCGTCTACAATTGGTGAGGAACCAGGCACAATTGAAGATGTATTTGAACCATATTTATTACAGGAAGGGTATATTAAAAGAACACCTAGAGGTAGGGTTGCAACCGAATTAGCCTATAGTGTTCTTGGTAAAAAATATTACAAAGGTTTATTAGATTGA
- the ruvA gene encoding Holliday junction branch migration protein RuvA, whose protein sequence is MYGYIKGIVKKVSPEHIIVENNGIGYLIISPVPYQYLVGSDVVVYTHYHVREDAILLYGFKDEETLSLFQKLISVSGIGPKSALSIVAYDDSRRIVDAIESGDAKYLTKFPGIGNKSASQIILDLKGKLVTEPDARLVDDNTSDIIAALQALGYNRTEINKAIKHINVDQPVDQALKEALAYLLK, encoded by the coding sequence ATGTACGGATATATTAAAGGAATCGTTAAAAAGGTTTCACCAGAACATATTATTGTTGAAAATAATGGGATTGGTTACTTAATCATTTCTCCTGTTCCATACCAATATCTCGTAGGAAGTGATGTTGTTGTTTACACACATTACCATGTTCGTGAGGATGCAATCTTACTTTACGGGTTTAAAGATGAAGAAACGTTAAGTTTATTTCAAAAATTAATCAGTGTATCAGGAATTGGACCTAAGAGTGCATTAAGTATTGTTGCATATGATGATTCTAGACGTATTGTTGATGCTATTGAGTCTGGTGATGCGAAGTATTTAACGAAATTCCCAGGAATTGGTAATAAATCAGCCTCACAAATTATCTTAGATTTAAAAGGTAAATTAGTGACTGAACCAGATGCAAGATTAGTAGATGATAATACAAGTGATATCATTGCTGCTTTACAAGCCTTAGGTTATAACAGAACAGAAATTAATAAAGCAATAAAACATATTAATGTTGACCAACCAGTTGATCAAGCATTAAAAGAAGCACTTGCATATTTATTAAAGTAG